The Pseudomonadota bacterium genomic interval CGAAGACGCGGCCGTCGCTGGTCAACACCGAGGCCGGACCGAATTGGGTCATGACGTCGAAGCGCACTCTGCTCGGACGCTCGACGAACATCCAGACGGTCCCGCGCACACGCCCCTCCGTGCCCCGCTGATCGACGCGCGCCTCCGCTTGCAGTCCGCGTACCCCCGCTCGGGACGCCTGCAACGAACCGAGCGCCTGACGCGCGCTAGTGTGGGGGTACCGGGGCACAAAACCAGCGCCGCCACAGCCCACCAGCCACGCAATGCCAAGACAACAAAGCGGGCCAACACAACAAAGCGGGGTGAGTACTGCGCCCGACAGAACCCCAGGCCAGCCGCGGCTAGCCCGCATCGGTCGCCAGCCTCCGGCCCGCTCTATCGATCGGAACCGCATGCCCGATCCGCCCGCGCAAAACGGGCTATTCTATTGCACTCGCCGCAGCAGCGCGACCATTTCTTCGGGTCCGATGAAGCTCGTCACGCGCGCGGCTTCGCGCCCGCTGCGGTCATGCAGCACCACAAGCGGCAGGCCGCGCTGGTTGTACGAGGCGAGCAGCGCCCGCTTGGCGTCGGTGTCTTTTCCCGGACTGAGGTCGACTTTCACCGCCACGAAGCGCCGGCCTTCGCGCACGACCCGCGGATCGGTGAAGGTGTGGCGGTCAAGCTCCCCGCATGCCGCGCACCACGACGCGCCGAAATCGACGATCAGCGGCCGCTGCTGCCGGTTGGCCAGCGTCCTGGCAGCGTCGAAGTCGTGAAGCCAACGCAGGTGTTCGCCGGCAGGCAGCGCCTCGTGATAGCCCACCAGCCCGAGCGTTCCGGCTACCACGAGCCCGATGCCGAGCACCTTGCGCACGCGTGCTGCGAGGCTTGCAGCGTGAAAGCTCACATGCACCGCACCGAGGCCGAGACCGGCCGCGAGCGTCGCGAGCGAGCCCCATAGAAACGGCCTGCTGTGCTCGAAAAGGGCTGTCAAACCCACGAGATCGCGCACGTAGTACAGCCCGGCCACGATCATCACGCTGCCGAAGAGGCTCTTGGCCCACTCCAGCCACTGACCTGACTTCGGCAAGCTCATCGAGAACGTTCCCACCAGCCAGAACAGCACGCCGAGGCCCAGCGCGTAGACGAACAGGCAAGCGCCCCCGAAGGCCACACTGCCGCTCGTGCTGACCCAGGTAAGCAGGAATCCGAGCACCGGGCCCGTGCAGGGTGCTGCGATCAGCGCACTGACGAGCCCAAGAGCGAACGCACCCCGGTAGCCCACCCCCCCGACCGTTGCGAGCCTGTTCTTGAGCGCGGGCGGCAGGTCCAGGTCAAAGGCGCCAAACATCGACGCGGCCAACGCGAAGAAAAGCAACGCAAGCCCCACGAGCACCCAGGTGTTCGACAGCGCCGCTCCAAACACGTGGCCGGTGGTTGCCGCAAAAAGGCCCAGCGGCGTCAGCAGGCTGGCCAGGCCGAGGACGAAGGCGGTCGATAGCAGGGCGCTTTCTCGGCGGCTCTTCTGCTGGCGCGCGCCAAAGATGCTGACGGTGATCGCGATCATCGGGTAGACGCAGGGCGTCAGCGAGGTCGCGAGCCCCGCAACGAACACGAGCGCCAATGCCAGGCCGACGCTCCCCGACTCGAGCGCGACCTGGAAGTCGCCCGCCAGTCCAGGCGAGGCCTGGGCCGCCGCCGACCCTGCGGGCAATGAAGCAGCCAAGCACGCACATGCCCAGCCCAGTTGACGCACCAGATAATTCATTATAACTGTATGTATCTTCTATTAGTGCCTGACAGGGCACCGAACATGCCCCAATGTAACCTCTGGGAGGAGCTTCCGGCCCCTGTTAGTATGAGGCTCTGCTACTATTATTGGCTTGCCCACGATGCCTGGAAAGGAGCCCGCCATGTCCTCTGTGTTGTCGAGCATCCGGGAGAGCAAGCGGCGCGCTGCGCGATTCACCGCCGAGTCTCTTTCCGAACGAAGGCACGGGGGCACCCTGGAAGGCAGCTTGCAGCGCGTCCGCGAGCGCGAGCAAGCCCTGCGCATCGGCGTCCGATCCAGCAGCTACGTCCGTGGTCGCGATGTGCTCGAGACCGTGGCGTCCGTGGTGCAGCCCGACGGCGCAGCCCGCGTTCACCGCCTGGACATTCGCGGTGCCAACGTGCGAGTCAACCTCATCACCGAAGCGGGAAGCGAAGAGGTGGTACCGAGCGACGTGGTGTTTCGGGGACTCAAGCTCACGCACTCGCTGGTGGACGAGTACCCGACGCGCGTCCAGGGCTTTTTGCTCCGGATGGTGTGCCTGAACGGCCTGACCGACGAGGATGCAAGCACCCAGCTCGCTGCCGCGCGGGCGCTGACACCCGCTCTTGTCTCCTCGCCTGCCGAGCTGCCGGCATCCGCGCTCGTGTTGGCCCGTGTTCGCGAGCAAGCGCTATGCGCGTGGCGCCGGCTCGAGCAACGCATCGCCGACCTGCGCGTGATGGCGCAGCGCGAGGCCGAGTTCGAAGCCGAAGCCCAGGCGTGGCTCCGTCACGGGCAGCTCGAGCCCGGGCGCTTGATGCCGATGCTCAGGGCGGCCTGGCAAAGCGACGGCGAGCCTCCCACGGGCTTTGGACTGCTGAACGCCTTCACATGCGTGGCCACGCACGTTGACCACCTGTCCACACGTCAGCGCCAGACTCTGGAGAGCCTTGCCAGCCGGATCGCCTCCGGCGGTGGCGTGCCCGTGGAAGCAAGCCATTGGCTCGGGCGACTGGCCGGGCTGGCGAGCGCCCGGCTTCGAGGCCACGGTTTTTCCATCGCAACGCCTTGAACCCGAGCGGCCGTCGATGCCAAGGTATGCCCGCCGGACGCGAGCGAGCTCCAGCAGTCCGGCCGGCACGAGCCCTGAAACAGCACGATGACGGTGTAGCGGAGCTGACGAGGCGAGCGAAATGAAGCGAGGGATGGCTTTAGCGGCAGCGGTGTGTGCGGCGTTCAGCGCCGGTTGCGAGCTCATTGTCGATTTCGACCGCAGCAAGATCGACGACGCGGGCGGCCTCTTGCCCGACGCCACGGGCTGCGAGCCCGGCACGGGCGAGTGCGACAACGACCCCGCAACCGTGTGCGAGACCGACCTCAACACCGAGCTTGCCCACTGCGGGGCCTGCGACAACGCCTGCAGCGACGCGAACGGCACGCCGAGCTGCGAGGATGGCCGGTGCTCGATCCAGTGCGACGAGGGCACCGCCGACTGCGACGAAGACGTGACCAACGGCTGCGAGGCGGACTTCAGCACCGATCCCCTCAACTGCTCCAAGTGCGGCATGCAGTGTCCCGCTGTCCCCAACGCCTCGCCCGTGTGCGAAGCCGCCAGCTGCACCTTCCAGTGCAACTCGGATGCGCAAGATTGCAACCAGATGCCCGACGACGGCTGTGAGTCCAACGTCACGAGCGATGTCCTCAACTGCGGCATG includes:
- a CDS encoding thioredoxin family protein; this encodes MNYLVRQLGWACACLAASLPAGSAAAQASPGLAGDFQVALESGSVGLALALVFVAGLATSLTPCVYPMIAITVSIFGARQQKSRRESALLSTAFVLGLASLLTPLGLFAATTGHVFGAALSNTWVLVGLALLFFALAASMFGAFDLDLPPALKNRLATVGGVGYRGAFALGLVSALIAAPCTGPVLGFLLTWVSTSGSVAFGGACLFVYALGLGVLFWLVGTFSMSLPKSGQWLEWAKSLFGSVMIVAGLYYVRDLVGLTALFEHSRPFLWGSLATLAAGLGLGAVHVSFHAASLAARVRKVLGIGLVVAGTLGLVGYHEALPAGEHLRWLHDFDAARTLANRQQRPLIVDFGASWCAACGELDRHTFTDPRVVREGRRFVAVKVDLSPGKDTDAKRALLASYNQRGLPLVVLHDRSGREAARVTSFIGPEEMVALLRRVQ